A genomic region of Chlamydomonas reinhardtii strain CC-503 cw92 mt+ chromosome 2, whole genome shotgun sequence contains the following coding sequences:
- a CDS encoding ribosomal protein L15, whose translation MGLGPCRTRPASEVLRGTPPSLFSKQVKMGAYKYIEELWRKKQSDVLRFLLRVRCWEYRQMPSCVRLTRPSRPDKARRLGYKAKQGYVVYRVRVRRGNRKRPVHKGIVYGKPVNQGITQLKPARNLRNVAEERAGRKCGGLRVLNSYWVNQDSCYKYFEVIMVDPAHNAIRNDARINWLCNPVHKHRELRGLTAAGKNYRGLRAKGHKASKTRPSKRASWKRRNSLSLRRFR comes from the exons ATGGGGCTCGGCCCATGCAGAACTCGCCCCGCAAGTGAAGTGCTGCGAGGaacgccgccctccctcttTTCGAAGCAGGTCAAGATGGGCGCCTACAAG TACATTGAGGAGCTGTGGCGCAAGAAGCAGAGCGATGTGCTCCGCTtcctgctgcgtgtgcgctgctGGGAGTACCGCCAGATGCCCAGCTGCGTGCGCCTGACTCGCCCGTCGCGCCCGGACAaggcccgccgcctgggctaCAAGGCCAAGCAGGGCTACGTTGTCTACCGCGtgcgcgtccgccgcggcaACCGCAAGCGGCCTGTGCACAAG GGCATTGTCTACGGCAAGCCCGTGAACCAGGGTATCACCCAGCTGAAGCCCGCCCGCAACCTGCGCAACGTCGCTGAGGAGCGTGCTGGCCGCAAGTGCGGTGGCCTGCGCGTCCTGAACTCCTACTGGGTGAACCAGGACTCGTGCTACAAGTACTTCGAGGTGATCATGGTGGACCCCGCCCACAACGCCATCCGCAAC GATGCCCGCATCAACTGGCTGTGCAACCCCGTGCACAAGCACCGCGAGCTGCGCGGTCTGACCGCCGCGGGCAAGAACtaccgcggcctgcgcgccaaGGGCCACAAGGCCAGCAAGACCCGCCCCTCGAAGAGGGCCAGCTGGAAGCGCCGCAACAGCCTGTCGCTGCGCCGCTTCCGCTAA